The Moorella glycerini genomic interval AACAGGTGTTATGGTGCTTGTTGAGCTCATGAGCAAGATTGGGGGCATGGAACTGTTTGCCAGTATAATTGCCAGGCTTTCTACCCCGCTGACCATCACCCTGGTGGCAGGCTTTATAGCGGGGGCGATTTCTGCCTATGCCGGTACCACCGGTTTCGTTTTGCCCGCCTTTATGCCCCTGGCCCCCGTGTTGCTGCAGAAGGTGGGGGCGCCGGCAACAGACCTGATACCCTTACTTTCTACAATTGTAGTTTGCGGTTTCTTAGTCGACTTCAGCCCCCTTTCGGCCACCGGTGCCATTTTCTACGCCAATGCCGGCGAGAGGACCGACAAGCAGAAGCTCTTCCGGCAGATGATCACCTGGGGCCTGTCCATGGCGGTAGTAGGTTCTATTCTCTGCTGGCTGTTCTTTACCGTCTTACGCCTGCCCTAATGCTCCTTGCCGCGGCTGGTGGTTTGCTGCTTGCCTATCTTCCTGCCGTCCGCATCTTGCCTGGGCTAACCGTCCACCTTTCTGCCGGTGGACGGTTTTTATCTCATTTTCCGCACCCGTTGTGCGAAAGTTGCAGGAAAAACAGCAACCTGGTTGTACTTGACGTTAGACCCGTTGCTTTTTTATTATTATAATAAAAATGCAAAATACCTCTTCCTTCATGAGGGTTGAGGAAAAAATAAAAGCCCATCTTGAAGAGCTTGAATGGCAACAGTTGGGAGTTACCGAGAACGTACCGATATTGATTTAACGGGAAGGTGAGTCCCGCTATGCAGGCCAAGATAGGTTTCCTGGCTTTATATCCGGAACTGGCAACAAAGGTGCGTCATGTGGCCAGGGAGGTTGCCGGCACTGCCACGGTGACCGTATGGGAAGAAACCAGTCCTCTGGCCGATGCCACCCTTATCCAGGCGGCTAAAAAACTGGAAGCCGACTGCGACGTGCTTATCGCCCGCGGTGGCATGCAGCCCATGGTGGCCCCGGAGGTATCTGTCCCGGTAATCGAATGTCCCATTACCTTTCCCGACATCCTCAATGCCCTGTACCAGGCCCGGGATAAAGGGGAAAAGATTTTGCTTATCCTGCACCATTCCCAGGATCACGACCTGGGACCCTGGCCCGGGGTTCTAGGTATTAAGGTAATGAAGGTATTATGCAATCACCGCCAGGAAATATATAATAAAGTAAGAAATATATGGGAGGAGGGAGTAGTGGTAGTAGGGGGAACCCTGGCTGTCGAGGCGGCGAAACAGTTGGGCATGCCTTCTCATTTAATTATTTTCAGTGACAAAACCATTCTCCAGTCCCTGCAAAAAGCCATCGAAATCGTCAAAGCCACCCACAAAGAGAAAGAGCGGGCTGCCCGGCTGCAGGCCCTCCTCGACTTCGCCCACGAAGGCATAATCTTCCTGGAAGGCAACAACGCAGTAGCCCATGTCAACAGCGCCGCCACGGAAATCTTAAAAATACCCCGCGAACAACTTATGGGCAGGAAAATAACTGAAGTTTTAAAAACCAGTTCCGATAGTTTGGAAGCAATTCTCAACGGCCAGGTCGACAGCCCCCTCACCGGCAAACTACTCAAACTGGACAGCCTCTCCATCATGGCCAACATCGTCCCCGTGCGGGTGGGTACCCAGACCGCCGGCACGGTAGTCACCTTCTTTGAAGCCGCCCGCCTCCGGAACCTCGAACACAACTTCCGCCGCCAGCTGGCCCGGCGGGCCATGACGGCCCGGTTTACCCTGGACGACATCATCGGCCGGAGCAAAGCCATAGCCGCCGTCAAACAGCAGGCCGCCGTCTTTGCCGCCACCGACTCCACCGTGGCCATCTACGGCGAGAGCGGCGTCGGCAAAGAACTCTTTGCCCAGAGCATCCACAATTTGAGCAGCCGCAAAAACGGGCCCTTTGTGGCCATCAACTGCTCGGCCCTGCCCAAAGAACTCATGGAGAGCGAGCTCTTCGGCTACGAAGAAGGCGCCTTCACCGGGGCCAAAAAAGGCGGCAAAGAAGGCCTGTTTGAACTCGCCCACGGCGGCACCCTCTTTTTAGACGAGATCGGCACCATGCCCTTAGAACTGCAGAGCAAGATCTTAAGGGTGCTCCAGGAAAAAGAAGTCACCCGGCTGGGGGGCAACAGCCTGATACCCGTAGACGTACGCATCATTGTCGCCACCAACCGCGACCTCAAAGAAGCGGTACGGCAGGGAGAGTTCCGGCAGGACCTGTACTTCCGGCTCAACGTGCTGCCCTTATATATACCTCCCTTAAGGGAGCGGCCTGAAGACATCCCCCTGCTCTTCGAACACTTTGCGCGCACCTTCAGCCGCCGGCTGGGGCGGCGCCTCAACCTGGACAACCTGCATAACGTCCATCTGCTCCAGGAATACTACTGGCCCGGCAACGTGCGGGAACTGGTAAACTTCTGCGAACGCTTTGTAGCCCTGGCCGGCCAGCAGGGCGACCAGGACGAACTTTTAAAACAGCTGCTGCAGGAAAGCAGGCAGGAATTCAACCCCGGCCACGGGTTAAACCTGCTGGAGAAGGGCAGGTGGAAAGAAACCTGGCAGGAGCTGGAGAAGAACCTGCTGGAGCAGGTGCTGGCCGAGAGCGGCATGACCAAAACGGCCCTCGCCCGGTCCCTGGGGATAGACCGGACCACCCTCTGGAAGAAGCTGAAAAAAAGCAAAGGTGGTGGGGCTTGATTATAGATACTACTAATTCTTACCGATAGCATGCTTATTTTGATAATTATCTCTTCAAAGTTATGCCCGCTTGCTTCAACCGCCGCCATAAAGTAGTCGAGCTTATTCCCAGCATCGCCGCCATTTTCTTCCGGTTCCAGTTCACCTGTTTCCCGAGAGAGCAGAGCATATCATGTTCTGCTCTGGCCAGCATCCTGGCAACTTCCTCAAAAGGCGCCAGGCCTTCCCCGGCCGGCGTTACGCCGGCATCGCCGGCCAAAGAGCCGGCATCCCCTGCCCGGTTCTGTTTTATTTCCGCCAGCAATTGTTCTAAAAGCCCCGCGTTATTCTGGCGGTAACTGGCCAGGGCCACATATCGCTCAACAAAGTTCTCCAGTTCCCGCACATTACCCGGCCAGTTGTAGGTTTGCAAAAGGCTGACTTCATCACTGCCTGGCATTTCCACGTGGCAACCCAGCTGGTCCGATAATTTCTTAACAAAATACGCAAACAACAGAGGTATATCCTCCGGGCGCTGCCTTAAAGGTGGGACAGTTAGAGGCAGTACATTCAAACGGAAAAAGAGGTCCTGGCGAAAATCTCCTTTCTGGACAGCCGTTTCCAGGTCGCAGTTGGTGGCGGCAATTATGCGCACGTCTATTGGAATAACCCGGGAACTGCCCAGCCTGATAATCTCTCTCTCCTGAATTACCCGCAAAAGTTTGGCTTGTAAATCCAGCGGCATCGTCCCTATCTCGTCAAGGAAAATAGTCCCTTTATGAGCCAGCTCAAACATCCCGATCTTGCCGCTCTTGCGGGCACCGGTAAAGGCGCCTTCCTCATAGCCAAAAAATTCGCTTTCCATGAGCTCTTTAGGCAATGCCGAGCAGTTAAGGGCTACAAATGGCCCCGCCCGGCGCCGGCTCAGTTGGTGGATGCTATGGGCAAATAACTCTTTTCCCGTACCTGTCTCACCCCGTATCAGCACCGTGGCATCGGTAACAGCAAAGGCCCTTACCTGTTCCCTGACGTACTCCAGTGACTGGCTTTTCCCGATTATATCTTCCAGGGTAAACTTGGCTACCAGTCCTTTCTCCGCCAGTTGCCGGCGCAGGCTAAACTCCATTTGCTGCAGTTGCGCGGCTTCCACCAAGGTGATGACCTTGCCCGTTACTTCACCAGCCACCTTAATGGGGACAATATTGGCGGCAATGGATTTATTAGGTTTCAACTTCAGCAACTTTCCCAGCTGCGGGTCAGTTTCCTTTTTAAATATTACCTCCAGGTTACTGGTTCCGGGGACGAGCAATTTGTTTAAGATACTGATAATATCGCCGCCGGCTACATTACCCCTGGACAAGTTGAGGAGACGGCAAGCAGTGTTATTGAGATAACTAACGCGGTTGTTTTCGTCCAGGAGAATTATGCCCTCATGGGCCGAGCCAAGCAGGGTCTGGAGGCGGATGGCATGCTCCCTTTCTTTCTGCACTGCTTTAACAATGTCCACTGCCTTGCGTAAAGTATGGAGGATAGTTTCCCGCGTCGTCTCTATTACCTGATAATTCATGCCGGCCAGTTCGGCGTACCGGCAAATAAGGGAGGTGCTCACGATTACCGTCGCCCCTGCCTCCCTGGCCCGCTGGATAGCCCCGTTTGCCTCCTGTCGTGACGCTACAAGATACTTGCCGACGCGAATGCCGAATACCTCCGGCCAGCGGCCCAGGTCGCAATCACAGTTGCGGTATAATATCAGCGCTAGCTGTTTCCCCTTAGAGCCAGCCTGGTGCAGGGCCTCGAGGATGTCAGTAAGGGTTAAAGGACATTCTACCGTGGGAATAGATATATGGGGTGCTACATGATTTATGGTTGCGGCCCGCCCGATAAGGACATCACAGCGCGCTGCCAGGCGCCTGGCTGCTTGAAGCATGGCCTCTTCATCAAGGGGATCCGGTTCTTCGATTTCCATAATCTTTATTTCCTCGCTGAGCTCCTGGGCAACTGTCCGCATAGCTACGGAAAGAGAGGAGGAAAGACTGAGCAGTCCTATGCGGGGCTTCAAGATGAACCCTCCTGAATTTTAGATAGAGTTAGGCTTTTACTTAAATTATAACACTTGACCCGCTGGCATTGCAAGGTTTGAAATAACTAATTCAAAAAAAGAAAATTTTCCTCCGCTAACCGTCTCCACGCTTCCAGCTATAATCAGCATTCCCAGGCTTCACCGGCCTGGCACGCTTCTTGCTATATCTTAATGATGAAGCGTGAGAGAAAGGAGGGAGGAAGGGTGGCTGTTTATTGCAAAAACTGTCGTTCTTTTTTCGCCATTCCCGAAGATGCTGATGACTTCGAGCCGGGTAAAGGGGATTGCGTAAGGGAAGAGCAGGACGACAAAGGTAAATACTGGAAGGCCAGACCCGTAATGGGCGACAAGGACGCGAGCAAGTGCCCGGGTTTTATTAAACGGATAGGAGGTTGAGTGTGATGGCCCTGGCCCATGAACCGGTAGAATATAAAGGCCGGCTGATCGAATTTCCTTTAGAAAACCCGGCGGAAAAGGATATCCCGCCGGAGGAGATCCACCAGCACCTGGCCCGGCCGAGCACGCCGCGGACCAGGAGGCTGAAGGAGAACTGCCGCTGGAAGCACACGGCGGCCGGCGAGTTCGTCGACGAGGGTGTCAAAGCCGGTATCGAACGCATGCGCTTGATTACCGAAAGCCATAAGCAGTCCGTCGGTAAACCCAATGTCATCAGGCGCGCCCTGATGTTGGACAATTTCCTGCGTAAGTGTACGGTTTTGTTGATGGAAGACGAACTGATCGTCGGCTACCATGCCGAAAACCCGAAGTGGGTACCCATGTTCCCGGAGCTTTCCTACATGCAGATCCAGGATTACCTGCAAAGCAAGTACGCGCCGGAGCCGGCGGATGAAGCCAGGGAAATTGCTGAGTATTGGAAACCCTACTCCCTGCAGGCCGCCTGCGAGCCCTATTTTACCAAGGAAGAGCTCAAGGCCGCCTACCACCCTTTTATAATCGAATCCCCCGGCTTTGCTAACGGCTACAACAGCATCGTGCCTCCCTACGAGACGGTGCTGGAAGACGGCCTGTTGAAGCGCATCGCCATGGCGGAGCAGCACATCAAAGAAGCCAGGGAGAAACTGGCCGAACTGCCCTGGCATGCCGACCGGCTGGAGCTGACCGACAAGATCGACAACTGGCAGGCCATGATCATCGCCGACAAGGCCGTCATTGTCTGGGCGCGGCGCCACGCCCGCCTGTGCCGCATTGTGGCCGAAAACTTCGAGACGGACCCCAAACGTAAAGAAGAACTGCTGATGATCGCCGACATCTGCCACCGCGTGCCGGCCGAACCGTGCCGGGGCTTACGCGACGCCATGCAGGCCAAGTGGTTTACCTATCTCATCTGCCACGCCATCGAGCGCTATGCCGGCGGCTACGCCCACCTGGAAGACAAACTATTGTGGCCGTATTATAAAGCCAGCGTGATTGACAAGACCTTCCAGCCCATGACCCACGCCGAT includes:
- a CDS encoding benzylsuccinate synthase gamma subunit family protein; the protein is MAVYCKNCRSFFAIPEDADDFEPGKGDCVREEQDDKGKYWKARPVMGDKDASKCPGFIKRIGG
- a CDS encoding sigma 54-interacting transcriptional regulator, whose protein sequence is MKPRIGLLSLSSSLSVAMRTVAQELSEEIKIMEIEEPDPLDEEAMLQAARRLAARCDVLIGRAATINHVAPHISIPTVECPLTLTDILEALHQAGSKGKQLALILYRNCDCDLGRWPEVFGIRVGKYLVASRQEANGAIQRAREAGATVIVSTSLICRYAELAGMNYQVIETTRETILHTLRKAVDIVKAVQKEREHAIRLQTLLGSAHEGIILLDENNRVSYLNNTACRLLNLSRGNVAGGDIISILNKLLVPGTSNLEVIFKKETDPQLGKLLKLKPNKSIAANIVPIKVAGEVTGKVITLVEAAQLQQMEFSLRRQLAEKGLVAKFTLEDIIGKSQSLEYVREQVRAFAVTDATVLIRGETGTGKELFAHSIHQLSRRRAGPFVALNCSALPKELMESEFFGYEEGAFTGARKSGKIGMFELAHKGTIFLDEIGTMPLDLQAKLLRVIQEREIIRLGSSRVIPIDVRIIAATNCDLETAVQKGDFRQDLFFRLNVLPLTVPPLRQRPEDIPLLFAYFVKKLSDQLGCHVEMPGSDEVSLLQTYNWPGNVRELENFVERYVALASYRQNNAGLLEQLLAEIKQNRAGDAGSLAGDAGVTPAGEGLAPFEEVARMLARAEHDMLCSLGKQVNWNRKKMAAMLGISSTTLWRRLKQAGITLKR
- a CDS encoding sigma 54-interacting transcriptional regulator is translated as MQAKIGFLALYPELATKVRHVAREVAGTATVTVWEETSPLADATLIQAAKKLEADCDVLIARGGMQPMVAPEVSVPVIECPITFPDILNALYQARDKGEKILLILHHSQDHDLGPWPGVLGIKVMKVLCNHRQEIYNKVRNIWEEGVVVVGGTLAVEAAKQLGMPSHLIIFSDKTILQSLQKAIEIVKATHKEKERAARLQALLDFAHEGIIFLEGNNAVAHVNSAATEILKIPREQLMGRKITEVLKTSSDSLEAILNGQVDSPLTGKLLKLDSLSIMANIVPVRVGTQTAGTVVTFFEAARLRNLEHNFRRQLARRAMTARFTLDDIIGRSKAIAAVKQQAAVFAATDSTVAIYGESGVGKELFAQSIHNLSSRKNGPFVAINCSALPKELMESELFGYEEGAFTGAKKGGKEGLFELAHGGTLFLDEIGTMPLELQSKILRVLQEKEVTRLGGNSLIPVDVRIIVATNRDLKEAVRQGEFRQDLYFRLNVLPLYIPPLRERPEDIPLLFEHFARTFSRRLGRRLNLDNLHNVHLLQEYYWPGNVRELVNFCERFVALAGQQGDQDELLKQLLQESRQEFNPGHGLNLLEKGRWKETWQELEKNLLEQVLAESGMTKTALARSLGIDRTTLWKKLKKSKGGGA